A window of Sediminispirochaeta bajacaliforniensis DSM 16054 contains these coding sequences:
- a CDS encoding sugar phosphate isomerase/epimerase family protein: MKLGFNEATCMKRSTVENDLVLCERYGYKYIELRLDMLKKYLEKNSLADLQSFFRSSRLKPYAFNSIENINFCSADQWDTLISLFTFGCEIAQAIGNPYLIVVPTMGDDMHKKSKDDVYSDSVEVLNKLADIAKPYKVKLAFEPIGDKRWCVRSLEQALEIVHAVDRPDVGVALDSINLFLYNRLSNIDSIDDVPLDKLFVYHINDCEDLPLGVLDHCHRLYPGDGIIPLAKISDKLHKKGYEEICSVELFRPEYWELDPEKVIRTASQKAQRFL; encoded by the coding sequence ATGAAACTGGGTTTTAATGAAGCCACTTGCATGAAGCGGTCGACGGTTGAAAATGACTTGGTGCTTTGTGAGAGGTATGGATATAAGTATATCGAACTTCGACTCGACATGCTTAAAAAATATCTGGAAAAAAATAGTCTTGCCGACTTGCAATCTTTTTTTCGTTCCAGCCGTCTTAAACCGTATGCATTCAATTCGATAGAAAATATCAATTTTTGTTCTGCCGACCAATGGGATACATTGATTTCGCTTTTTACCTTTGGATGCGAAATTGCACAAGCAATAGGTAATCCTTATCTTATCGTTGTTCCTACAATGGGAGACGATATGCATAAAAAAAGTAAAGACGATGTATATAGCGACAGCGTTGAGGTCCTAAATAAGCTTGCGGATATTGCTAAGCCTTACAAGGTAAAGCTTGCTTTTGAGCCTATTGGTGATAAGCGATGGTGTGTACGTAGCCTTGAACAGGCCTTGGAAATTGTTCATGCAGTGGATCGCCCCGACGTCGGCGTTGCTTTGGATTCAATAAATCTTTTTCTCTATAACCGACTATCCAATATTGATTCAATTGATGACGTTCCGTTGGATAAACTTTTCGTTTATCACATTAACGATTGTGAAGATCTTCCTTTGGGTGTGTTGGATCACTGCCATCGTCTGTACCCCGGTGACGGAATTATTCCATTAGCGAAAATCAGCGATAAACTGCATAAAAAAGGTTACGAAGAGATATGCTCGGTAGAGTTGTTCCGTCCAGAGTATTGGGAACTTGATCCGGAAAAAGTTATTCGAACAGCATCTCAAAAAGCACAACGATTTTTGTAG
- a CDS encoding sugar ABC transporter permease: protein MNDSMKHYFSKKKIDMRTFTMVAILVILWVVFSYLTSNGFRTLGTSFLSSRNLSNLMRQMTIVAIMGSSMVLVMVTGGIDLSAGAVVGFIGCTAAGLQVFYSVGTLPTIIISLLLGMLVFVLQGSLIAYAGLAPFIVTLGGQLVFKGLVLAISKGATIAPLEDSLRYFGQAYISKTLTTVIGIAIILFLLMNEIQRRSGQRKHGTLFEPLQAMLIRWGITAVGILVAVYIMNSYRGMPVPVLIMFIISFLLTIVAEKTVFGRSIYAIGGNLDAAKYSGINVSKNLLIVYTIHGMMVAIAGLILAARLNAGTITVTNMNLELDAIAAAVIGGTSMTGGVGKVAGAIFGALVMASIDNGMSMMNMDAFWQYIVKGSILVAAVWFDMQTRKKGNA from the coding sequence ATGAACGATTCAATGAAACACTATTTTTCTAAAAAAAAGATCGACATGCGTACTTTTACCATGGTCGCCATTTTGGTGATACTATGGGTTGTCTTTTCTTATCTAACCAGTAATGGTTTTAGAACACTTGGTACATCATTTCTCTCGAGCCGAAATCTGTCCAATTTGATGAGACAAATGACTATTGTGGCCATCATGGGAAGCAGCATGGTCCTGGTAATGGTTACCGGCGGAATTGATCTTTCTGCAGGTGCTGTAGTTGGCTTTATTGGTTGTACGGCGGCAGGTTTACAGGTTTTTTATAGTGTGGGTACGCTGCCCACTATTATTATTTCTCTTTTGCTGGGCATGCTGGTATTTGTTCTGCAGGGTTCTCTTATTGCCTATGCCGGGCTGGCGCCCTTTATTGTGACACTCGGTGGTCAGTTGGTATTTAAAGGTTTGGTTTTGGCAATATCCAAAGGTGCAACTATTGCTCCTTTGGAGGATTCTTTACGCTATTTCGGACAAGCATACATAAGTAAGACATTAACTACTGTTATCGGCATTGCCATAATTCTTTTTTTGTTAATGAATGAAATTCAACGGCGCTCTGGTCAGCGAAAACATGGAACCCTGTTTGAGCCTTTACAGGCTATGCTTATTCGTTGGGGAATAACGGCTGTCGGTATCTTGGTAGCCGTTTATATCATGAATAGTTATCGAGGAATGCCTGTCCCGGTCTTGATCATGTTCATCATTTCATTTCTTTTGACTATTGTAGCGGAAAAAACAGTCTTTGGCCGCAGTATCTATGCGATTGGAGGGAATCTGGATGCCGCAAAATATTCTGGAATCAACGTAAGTAAAAATTTACTTATCGTATATACCATCCATGGGATGATGGTTGCAATAGCAGGTTTAATTCTCGCCGCTCGTCTTAATGCTGGAACAATAACTGTTACCAATATGAATCTTGAGCTTGATGCAATCGCCGCTGCTGTCATTGGAGGAACAAGCATGACTGGTGGCGTTGGTAAGGTGGCAGGCGCTATTTTCGGTGCCCTGGTGATGGCTTCTATTGATAATGGTATGAGCATGATGAATATGGATGCATTTTGGCAATACATCGTAAAAGGCAGTATTTTAGTAGCTGCTGTTTGGTTTGACATGCAGACAAGAAAAAAGGGAAATGCATAA
- a CDS encoding sugar ABC transporter substrate-binding protein, with protein sequence MQKRGNGKNLLMFCSFVLTVFLLFGCTEKESDAASSGPKDIKNIKVGVSVGHTQEERWQREIDMFRSYAKEHGFELLVQSAENNAQKQVSQCENLINQGIDVLILQSLDASAVAPIITSAHDAGIKVISYDRFALNCDLDYYVTFDSFKVGVTQANFVINKVDKGNFIWLKGAAEDNNAHLVAAGQKSVLQPYIDRGDIDIVLEQWCRGWDPNEALKNVENGLTLTNNDIQAVIASNDGTAGGAIQALAAQGLNVPISGQDADLAACQRIVEGTQTGTVYKPLAKLNRAAMELAVAIATGKDPQSSIDSSLGVWTTLDNNYKQVDSFSVDVIAIDKDNLYDILIARDKFHTLEEVYKNLPKSEWPEK encoded by the coding sequence ATGCAAAAGAGAGGAAACGGGAAAAACTTATTAATGTTTTGTTCATTTGTATTAACAGTATTTTTGTTGTTTGGCTGTACGGAAAAAGAAAGCGATGCTGCTTCTTCCGGACCAAAGGATATTAAAAATATCAAAGTTGGTGTCTCTGTTGGGCATACACAGGAAGAGCGATGGCAACGTGAAATAGATATGTTTAGATCGTATGCAAAAGAACATGGCTTTGAATTATTAGTTCAATCTGCCGAGAATAATGCACAAAAACAAGTTTCCCAATGCGAGAATCTTATAAATCAAGGGATTGATGTTCTTATTTTACAATCTCTGGATGCATCTGCCGTTGCTCCTATCATAACTTCTGCTCACGATGCTGGTATTAAAGTTATTTCATATGATAGGTTTGCATTAAATTGCGACTTGGATTATTACGTGACGTTTGACTCCTTTAAGGTTGGTGTTACACAGGCAAATTTTGTTATCAACAAAGTCGATAAAGGAAATTTTATTTGGCTCAAGGGTGCTGCGGAAGATAACAATGCGCATCTTGTAGCGGCCGGTCAGAAAAGTGTGTTACAGCCTTATATCGACCGGGGGGATATTGACATCGTTCTCGAACAATGGTGTCGAGGCTGGGACCCGAACGAGGCCCTAAAGAATGTTGAGAATGGTCTTACGCTGACGAATAACGACATACAGGCTGTTATTGCTTCCAATGATGGAACAGCAGGGGGCGCTATACAGGCTTTGGCTGCTCAGGGTTTGAATGTTCCAATTTCAGGCCAGGATGCAGATCTTGCTGCTTGCCAGCGTATTGTTGAAGGAACGCAAACAGGAACTGTGTATAAACCTCTTGCAAAATTAAATCGTGCTGCTATGGAGCTTGCTGTTGCGATTGCGACAGGGAAGGATCCGCAATCCTCAATCGATAGTTCGCTTGGGGTATGGACAACTTTGGATAATAACTATAAGCAGGTCGACAGCTTTTCTGTAGATGTTATTGCAATTGATAAGGATAACCTTTACGACATTCTAATTGCGCGGGATAAATTTCATACGCTGGAAGAAGTTTATAAGAATCTACCAAAAAGTGAATGGCCTGAAAAATAG
- a CDS encoding zinc-dependent alcohol dehydrogenase codes for MKANIAFLHGPEDLRIEEVELPPLKPNEILIKLKACGICGSDVECYEGKSAEGRYDIAPYTPGHEWAGQAAEVGSAVTSVKVGNKVVGDCVLPCFNCANCKDGKMPSACLNMREVGFRPDSPGGMGEYMILEECYTHVIPDDWAYELGAWVETFNVGYWGVWGNGCDPDASDDCVIIGAGPIGLSASMVCRTSGAQVIVVDPLASRRETILKYGADHTVDPSKPGYLDEILRLTNGRGPSVVIEASGNDKGIASLFDIAGHSARVGLIGHSIGRKVPVEIGKTIWKTLKIAGSGGTDKWFPRTIRFLSRIKDNYDFAALNTHHFNFKDIHKAFDVACHDKANARKVMLTFDE; via the coding sequence ATGAAAGCCAATATAGCTTTTCTGCATGGGCCTGAAGATCTCAGGATCGAAGAGGTGGAACTGCCGCCCCTTAAACCAAACGAGATCCTCATCAAGCTCAAGGCCTGTGGTATCTGCGGATCTGATGTTGAGTGCTACGAGGGAAAATCTGCAGAGGGACGTTACGATATTGCCCCCTACACGCCAGGCCATGAATGGGCGGGGCAGGCTGCCGAGGTAGGAAGCGCTGTCACCAGTGTAAAGGTCGGCAACAAGGTTGTCGGAGATTGTGTGCTTCCCTGCTTTAACTGTGCGAACTGTAAAGACGGCAAAATGCCTTCTGCTTGTCTGAATATGCGCGAGGTGGGATTTCGGCCCGATTCTCCCGGGGGGATGGGCGAGTACATGATCCTTGAAGAGTGCTATACCCATGTGATTCCAGACGATTGGGCATATGAGCTGGGAGCGTGGGTCGAGACCTTCAATGTAGGCTACTGGGGCGTGTGGGGAAATGGATGTGATCCCGATGCCTCGGATGACTGCGTTATTATTGGTGCCGGGCCTATCGGTCTATCCGCCTCAATGGTGTGTAGAACTTCCGGCGCACAAGTCATTGTCGTCGATCCCCTTGCTTCTCGACGGGAGACGATTCTTAAATACGGGGCGGATCACACGGTGGATCCGTCCAAACCTGGTTATCTTGACGAAATACTTCGTCTGACCAATGGCCGTGGGCCGTCTGTGGTTATTGAAGCATCCGGCAACGATAAGGGCATAGCGTCGCTCTTCGATATTGCGGGACACAGCGCACGGGTTGGATTAATAGGCCACTCCATCGGTCGCAAGGTTCCTGTCGAAATTGGTAAGACTATCTGGAAGACGCTGAAGATTGCAGGTTCCGGCGGGACGGACAAATGGTTTCCCCGAACCATTCGTTTCCTTTCACGCATTAAAGACAATTACGATTTTGCTGCTTTGAATACACATCATTTCAATTTTAAGGATATCCATAAAGCCTTTGATGTCGCATGCCATGATAAGGCAAACGCCCGCAAAGTTATGCTGACGTTCGACGAATAA
- a CDS encoding sugar ABC transporter ATP-binding protein — protein MQEKNILEMRKITKLFPGVKALDKVDFKVTEGTVHALVGENGAGKSTLIKIISGVYPYNTYSGKMLIHENEAKFFSIKEVERAGIACIHQELNLVPEMSVAENIFLNEKPTRYGFIDFDAMYAETLSLLKQIGMNTTDTILIRPDEKVKNLGIGQKQMVEIAKALAKDVSLLILDEPTSALTESEVDVLLGIIDGLRSKGVTCIYISHRLDEVMRIADEITILRDGKTIDSRKRSDIDKETMIKLMVGRELTNMFPRVPHKRGDLVFEIKNYSVENPDVPGRKLIDNVNLKAYRGEILGISGLMGAGRTELFTSVFGAFREKGEGEVWIDNKDVIIKSPLDALKHGLAIISEDRKKLGLNLLMDIKENVTLAALKKVSRAGILDADKEVAYTKDYVDTIRIVAPNISVKVSTLSGGNQQKVVIAKALFCDPKVIILDEPTRGIDVGAKYEIYKIMNDLVEKGVVVIMISSEMEEILGMSDRILTMAGGKITGEFDVAEATQEKLLQASVAGR, from the coding sequence GTGCAAGAGAAAAATATACTGGAAATGAGAAAGATCACCAAATTATTTCCAGGCGTAAAAGCTTTGGATAAGGTTGATTTCAAAGTGACAGAGGGAACCGTTCATGCACTGGTTGGCGAGAATGGTGCGGGGAAATCAACTTTAATTAAGATTATCAGCGGAGTGTACCCATATAATACCTATAGCGGAAAAATGCTTATACATGAGAATGAAGCAAAGTTTTTTAGCATCAAGGAAGTAGAAAGGGCCGGTATTGCCTGTATTCATCAGGAATTAAATTTAGTTCCGGAAATGAGTGTTGCCGAGAATATTTTTCTCAATGAGAAGCCCACTCGGTATGGCTTTATTGACTTTGATGCAATGTATGCAGAAACCTTATCTTTGCTTAAACAGATCGGCATGAACACTACAGATACTATTCTTATACGTCCCGATGAAAAAGTTAAGAATCTTGGTATTGGTCAAAAGCAAATGGTGGAAATCGCAAAGGCTTTGGCGAAGGACGTTAGCCTTCTTATTCTGGATGAACCAACCTCTGCCCTTACAGAATCAGAAGTCGATGTATTACTCGGGATTATTGACGGGCTGCGATCAAAAGGTGTGACGTGTATTTATATATCTCATCGTTTAGATGAAGTAATGCGCATTGCCGATGAGATAACCATCTTGCGTGATGGAAAGACCATCGATTCAAGAAAGCGATCGGATATTGATAAAGAGACTATGATTAAATTAATGGTCGGTCGTGAACTGACGAATATGTTTCCGAGAGTTCCTCATAAAAGAGGCGATCTGGTTTTTGAAATTAAGAATTATTCTGTTGAGAATCCCGATGTCCCAGGGCGAAAATTGATCGATAATGTAAACTTGAAGGCTTATCGGGGAGAAATACTTGGTATAAGTGGCCTTATGGGTGCAGGACGTACTGAACTATTTACATCCGTGTTCGGTGCTTTTCGTGAAAAAGGTGAAGGTGAAGTCTGGATCGACAATAAAGACGTAATAATTAAAAGTCCATTAGATGCATTGAAGCATGGATTGGCAATCATTAGTGAAGATCGCAAAAAATTAGGGCTTAATCTCTTAATGGATATAAAAGAAAATGTTACCCTTGCTGCTTTGAAAAAAGTATCAAGAGCCGGTATTTTAGATGCAGATAAAGAAGTCGCTTATACAAAAGATTATGTGGACACCATCAGAATCGTTGCTCCCAATATTAGTGTAAAAGTTTCTACGCTTAGTGGTGGTAATCAGCAAAAAGTTGTCATCGCGAAAGCTTTATTTTGTGATCCAAAAGTAATTATCCTCGATGAACCTACCAGGGGAATCGATGTCGGAGCAAAATATGAAATCTATAAAATCATGAATGACCTGGTAGAGAAAGGCGTAGTAGTTATCATGATTTCTTCCGAAATGGAAGAAATACTTGGAATGAGCGACAGAATATTAACTATGGCCGGTGGAAAGATCACTGGGGAATTTGATGTTGCCGAAGCGACACAAGAAAAACTGCTGCAGGCGTCGGTTGCAGGGAGGTAA